A stretch of Elephas maximus indicus isolate mEleMax1 chromosome 20, mEleMax1 primary haplotype, whole genome shotgun sequence DNA encodes these proteins:
- the LOC126064090 gene encoding olfactory receptor 5W2-like produces the protein MDGKNCSSLTEFHLLGITNNPEIKATIFATFLVIYLIILVANLGMIILIKMDSQLQTPMYFFLSHLSFCDLCYSTAIGPKMLVDLLTKKKKDRSNSFYGCALQFFIFCVFADSECLLLAVMAFDWYKAISNPLLYTVDMSSRVCSVLMAGVYLVGTVDALIHTTLTFRLCFCGSNEINHFFCDLPPLFLLSCSDIQVNELALFTVFGFIELSTISWVLVSYCYIILSVLKICSAEGRFKTFSTCTSHLTVVAIFQGTGLFMYFRPSSAYSLEQDKMTSLFYTLVIPMLNPLIYSLRNKDVKEALEKLKNKKLF, from the coding sequence atggatggaaAAAATTGTTCTTCGTTGACTGAATTCCACCTCTTGGGAATTACTAATAACCCTGAGATCAAAGCAACCATATTTGCCACGTTTCTCGTCATATATCTCATTATTCTTGTGGCAAATCTTGGAATgatcattttaattaaaatggaCTCCCAGCTTCAAACAccaatgtactttttcctcagccacctcTCCTTCTGTGACCTCTGTTATTCCACAGCAATTGGGCCCAAGATGCTGGTGGAcctcttaacaaaaaaaaaaaaagacagatcaAATTCTTTCTATGGCTGTGCTCTGCAATTCttcatcttctgtgtctttgcagACTCTGAGTGTCTCCTGCTGGCAGTGATGGCCTTTGATTGGTACAAGGCCATTAGCAACCCCTTGCTCTATACAGTCGACATGTCCAGCAGGGTGTGCTCCGTGCTCATGGCTGGGGTTTACCTGGTGGGTACAGTGGACGCTTTGATACACACCACGTTAACTTTCCGCTTATGTTTCTGTGGGTCAAATGAAAttaatcatttcttctgtgatttaCCTCCACTTTTCCTCCTTTCCTGTTCTGATATTCAGGTCAATGAGTTGGCATTATTCACTGTTTTTGGCTTCATTGAACTGAGTACCATTTCATGGGTTCTTGTCTCTTACTGTTACATCATCCTCTCAGTCTTAAAGATCTGCTCTGCTGAGGGAAGGTTCAAAACTTTCTCCACCTGCACCTCTCACTTAACTGTTGTTGCAATTTTCCAGGGAACAGGACTTTTCATGTATTTCCGACCAAGTTCTGCCTACTCTCTAGAGCAAGACAAAATGACCTCATTGTTTTATACCCTTGTCATCCCCATGTTAAACCCTCTGATTTACAGTCTACggaacaaggatgtgaaagaggctctggaaaaactgaaaaataaaaagctgttttaa